The Bemisia tabaci chromosome 8, PGI_BMITA_v3 genome has a segment encoding these proteins:
- the LOC109035335 gene encoding 3'-5' exoribonuclease 1 isoform X3, whose product MDSPTNLCILITFKPVASCITIHQHLVHRFKKEIIEIACLKVGTKSKQVEDSFRQYVRPKYCGRLNGVTMNITGVRQEMVSSAPRFRVAWMKFMNWYLAAKGNHTVAFLTVDSFPINMHLRCQTLLSKMRPSDDFNQWIVLKKVYYKAYDFFPRNLQFMMRELKLPYQGKVENAYGIDILK is encoded by the exons ATGGATTCACCTACAAATCTATGTATTTTAATAACTTTTAAACCTGTGGCTTCCTGTATCACGATTCATCAGCATCTCGTGCACCGATTCAAAAAA GAAATCATAGAAATTGCCTGCTTAAAAGTGGGCACGAAGTCGAAGCAGGTAGAGGACAGTTTTCGTCAGTACGTGCGGCCAAAATATTGTGGACGACTGAATGGCGTGACTATGAATATCACCGGCGTGCGGCAG GAGATGGTTTCCTCTGCACCTAGATTTAGGGTAGCGTGGATGAAATTTATGAACTGGTATTTGGCAGCTAAAGGGAATCATACAGTTGCTTTTTTGACGGTTGATAGCTTTCCCATTAATATGCATCTCCGGTGTCAAACACTACTCTCCAAAATGAGACCTAGCGACGATTTCAATCAATGGATCGTCCTTAAGAAG GTTTACTACAAAGCTTACGACTTTTTCCCGCGCAATCTGCAGTTTATGATGAGAGAATTGAAGTTGCCCTATCAGGGTAAAGTAGAGAACGCCTATGGTATTGATATTTTGAA